The proteins below come from a single Osmerus mordax isolate fOsmMor3 chromosome 3, fOsmMor3.pri, whole genome shotgun sequence genomic window:
- the gosr2 gene encoding Golgi SNAP receptor complex member 2, whose translation METLYHQTNKQIQEVQSYMGRLESTDRQSVHLLENELQARIDQIFSHLERLEILASKEPPNRRQNAKLRVDQLKYDVQHLQTALRNFQHRRYSREAQDRDREELMSRTFTTNDADTSIPIDETLQFNSSLHDAHRGMDDLLGSGGSILGGLRDQRGTLKGTHKKMLDVANMLGLSNTVMRLIEKRATQDKFVMVGGMLITCVLMFLVVRYLG comes from the exons ATGGAGACATTGTATCATCAGACGAACAA GCAAATCCAAGAGGTGCAATCCTACATGGGGCGCCTGGAGTCAACAGATCGTCAGTCTGTCCACT TGTTGGAGAATGAGCTGCAAGCCAGAATTGATCAGATTTTCAGTCATTTGGAGCGTCTGGAGATCCTGGCCAGCAAGGAACCACCTAACCGCCGCCAAAATGCTAAACT ACGGGTGGACCAGCTCAAGTACGACGTCCAGCACCTCCAGACAGCCCTGAGGAACTTCCAGCACCGGCGCTATTCCAgagaggcccaggacagagacagggaggaactCATGAGTCGCACCTTCACAACCAAT GATGCAGACACCTCTATACCCATAGATGAGACACTCCAGTTCAACTCCAGCCTCCATGACGCACACAGAGGCATGGATGACCTCCTGGGCAGTGGCGGTAGCATCCTTGGTGGCCTGAGGGACCAGAGGGGCAcactaaag GGGACTCATAAGAAGATGCTGGATGTGGCTAACATGCTGGGCCTGTCCAACACAGTGATGAGGCTGATTGAGAAGAGGGCAACCCAGGATAAGTTTGTCATGGTGGGAGGCATGCTGATCACCTGTGTGCTCATGTTCCTGGTGGTCAGGTACCTGGGCTGA